In the genome of Raphanus sativus cultivar WK10039 chromosome 9, ASM80110v3, whole genome shotgun sequence, the window gACCTTTATTTATgttcatttgtttttaaaaattcataccATTGTGATATTATTTGATACCattgtaatattatttgaaaagttaGTTTCTAACATTTCATCTTTACATTAATTCTTGTGATGGTTAATTAGAAAGAtacttaataaattaaaatattagattccattattaaatttattttcttttttatttagtaatttatgTTAATCAGATTTTAATTTAACTTCCTTTTTATTTTCCTGATAacctatataataaaaaggaaattgttttaacaaactttaaaaataattttatgtgaTACTTATATATagtgtgatttcataaaaagaaGGTTAAAAGAATAATCTTGCTATTAagaaaagtaataaaataaaaacgtattattttatagtaatattttatttatttatatacatataaattttgtgATACcacaaaacataatttaatatgtaccaaattattaaaattaggTAATATGTTTTGGGGTatcacataatttttttttggcagtcgacaaaaaaaagaaattatgtgATACcctaaaacatattaaaataaaaataaaatattacataattttaataatttcgttctttttaaaatgtatatacacaagattcaaaatattatctttatattcttttatgtaatttttaatcaatccacactttaaatattttgtctatttaactctataatatatatctatatatatatataatgttatacaaaattttactaaaatttatttatatattaagagaaaaaaacaacctaaatacaaaatactaaaattaatagCATTATGAGAgaacattttattcaaattaCAACTCACTGGATTTTTGTCATCGGTTTCTGAAATGCCTCTAACTTAGAACAAATAATTTATTACCCTTTAATTGGTTTTTAGTGCAAAGTTTGATTTACCTAGTTTAGAGATAGACATGAAAATATCTGATTTACCTATACACCGCCTATGAGAACAATTGCAGTGACATATATGATTGAAAATAGTCAAGCTCTTAAATGCAAGAAATGTGGTCACAAGTTGTGAGCCCATAATTTACTCTCAAGCATCATCGAAGCCAGAATGCACACAAGTTGCAATAGCTGATATAAATGCATTTAATGAACTTAACTTCAATGAAGGTCCTATGAGAAGGGAATGTTAACATTTTCCAACTACATATACAAGATGGTAGAACATGTTCCCTTAaattttttgtaatattatagAGGACTATTTTAGTTAAACTATAACTCACTAAGTGTGCATCATAAATCTCTCAGAAACTTTTGAGTTGGTACAAACAATTTACTAACCTTTACTTAGTTTATAGAGAAATGCTTGCTTTACCAACTTAAGAGAAATGCacgaaaatatttgatttgccTAACTTACTAGAACCAATGAGAAGACAAAAGATTAGAAGTAGTTAACCtataaaatacagaaaatatgGTCACAAGTTATGAATTCATTATTAAACTACAACATCACCGAGCTATAATGCAAACAAGTATCAATAGCTGATATAAGAAATGTGGTTAATGAATTTAACTGCAATGCATATTATTTGAGAGGAGAAAACAAACCTGTTACCAGTGTGTTTGCAATGTGGTATACTGTGTTCCCTTAAACTTGTAGTAGCATTATAAGGAAACCAATAATTTATTCAATTTACTAAATTGGCATCATTGATCTCTAAAATACCTCTGAtttattacaaataatttattaacaTGTACTTGATTTATAGTGCAAAGTTTACTTTACACAGTTCAGAGAACGACATATTACACAACTTACCAGAACCATTGTGAAGACAAAAATGATTTAAAGCAGTTAAACTCTCAAATGCAATAAAAATATGGTCACAAGTTGTGAACTCATTATTTAGTCTCCAACATCAATAGAGCCAAATTGTGCACAAAAATCAATAACTGCTATAAAAGATGCATTTAATGAACCTAAGTGCAATGCTTATTTACGAGAAGagaatgaatatttttataatgcaCTAGGGCTGGCCCGGGCTACCCCgagatttttgtttaaattttagtttttattatatattttgtatgtatgtttattttgatatataaatggtataatttattataaaaatataagtagcTAGAcaattataaaactattttcaatttctttttctgtcttacaaatttcaaaaatttaatatccaaatttttgatatttttgttattggaAATTATATATGAGGTGAtgagaaaaatggaaaaaaaaattgattagttGGATTATAGAATTGTTGCATTTCAGTTAATTTCCTATAAATTCCGTTTCCACTTAttcttttagtaatttaattgaACTTCCCTTTTAAATTTACaatccttttaaaatattacaggaacgcttcacccctggaaccgaTCCGCTCTTATTCCCCTTCATATGGTTGGCGGAGTATAAtatcagctagatctctggttagcaaaggactaattaaacGGGTGGGAACAGGGTCATCTatttcagtatggaatgatccatggctcccaaccactcgcccgagaccagcaaataaaaatcaaaataatctgTTTCCGGAACTTACGGTGGATTCTCTTATTATTCCCGGTTCTAGGACTTGGAACTCCCAGGCCATTCGAGCTTTGGTGGACCCGCAGGATGTGAAAATTATTGAAAGCATACCACTTAGCAGAAATAATATGGATGACAAGGATGGTTGGCATTTCACTAAAAATGGAAgatatacggttaaatcaggtTACGAGGTGGAAAGAGTCTACCCAGATAAAGGATATCCACCAATTATATTTGGCCCAACGGTAAATGACTTGAAAGCTAGGTGCTGGCAGGTGAAGTGTCCCCCAAAAATGAAGCATTTTCTCTGGCAGATTGTAACAGGGTGTATGTCGGTCAGGAAGAATCTTCAAGCAAGAGGGATGAAAGGGGATATTGGATGTGATAGATGTGGACATGCTGAGGAATCTctaaatcatgttttctttgagTGCCCCCCAGCCCGCCAGGTATGGGCATTATCAAAGATACCAACAAATCCACATGTCTTCCCTTCAGAAGCACTGTTTACtaatatggatcatttattctgGCGAGTCCTGCCAAAGATGGATGATCATCACTTTGCatggattttatggtatatttggaaggcaaGGAACAACAAAGTGTTTAGTAATCTGGATGTGGATCCAATGGACACTTTAAAATTGGCAGAAACGGAATCTAGTATGTGGGCAGCGGCACAAGAACTCGACGTAAGCAGAACTCTACCGCCACAAGCTATTCGACAAAACACAATTCCAGGGCGATGGTGTTTTACAGATGGATCGTGGAAGGACAAAGACGTTTTCTCGGGACAAGGCTGGTATAGCACCTTAGAAGGTTTTGAGGGATTAATGGGCGCGCGAAATGTTCGAGCCAGTATATCACCCCTACACTCGGAGGTGGAGGCtttaatttgggcaatggagtgtatgaaaAACCTAAGACAGTTTCAAGTTACGTTTGCAACgaattgttctcagttggtgaagatggtttcggaaccagaggagtggccagcgttcgcaagttatctggaggatataaAGAGTCTACAAAGTAGTTTCCATagctcacagctcattcatgtaccacgaacggagaattcaagggcggatcgtttagcacgcagtgcaagacaacaatcgtctttcgtcgttcacatggatgctgagctaccagtttggtgtgcagagtctatatgagtctgtgtatttgatgacaaaaaaaaaaaaaaaaaaaaaaaaaaaaaaaaatatacttttcttaaaataccaatttaaaattatattatattggtGAATCTGTATCCAGATAACAATTTTACGGATCCAgcaaatatatatttggatattcGATCTGTCCCACCCCTATTTATTAGACACtttaaacaataattaaaattattaaaacattaaaaaataatacaatttattttattaacttgaaaaataaaaaagatccatttaagttttataaattaaaaataatttcaataagaaaattttataaataaaccatattttaatattttaattttgtataatttatattttatgatagatattttagtaaaatataagattcttaaaaatgtatttttatttttaaataataatcattttaatttaataatattttaatagtaacttctaaatgttttatttctatttttgttgtattattttaaaatattttattagttgttttttgaaaaacttaaaaaccataacaaaacaaaaaaaaaagctgcaTGTTACATTGAAAAGCTcggaaaaataaaagttttctttttctgaaatcATGCGGCGTTAGACACAAATGCTTCACCTTTCCGAGCTTATCAATGCTACTTCAAAATTGAAGTTTGATGAAATCATGCGGAGTTAGACACAAAATCTTATCTTGCGCTCATCTGCAAAATCAATTGTTCAATGGAACATAGTTAGACACATCTGATTATGATGATGCTGACTCTCCAGCTCCAGTCTTATTAGTAGCTCCAACATCAATAGATACCGCATTTCTATATTCTGAAGAAGCTTCATCTGTCTCAGGAACTGATGAAGATTGAGCTGTTTTATTCACATTTCCCTGCACACAGATTTTCCAATAAGGAAATTGCATAaaggaacttttttttttgcggaTATTATTGAAATTACCACATCAAGCTGAGGTGCACTGCTATTGTGTTTATGTTAAACATCCAGAGGTTGCTGATGAGACCACTACCACCGCCCTCCATGCCGACTGGTGGAGAATCTTTGGATTCAGTAGGATCAGTATGATCTTTGCTCAAACTTCTTGATATCTTTAAACTGTTATCATGGTCACCGTTGGACATAGCTGGCCTCTTTCTGTACATCAACAAACAAAATTGTTCACAAAACAATGCAactaacagaaacaaaaaagaaaacgaaaCTAATGTAAGCACTCGCCTACTCAAGCTTTGATCAGTCGCCAGAACGGGGCTCTGCTTTGTTGAAAACAAAACGCCACTAAGCATTTTCCCATTTATCATTGTTTCTATACTGTAACCAACTGGGAAATTCTCGGTTATCTTGgcttaaaacataattttcccTGATCAAATTGACCATTGTTGAAACCAAACCTCCCTCTTCCTGCAATAAAAGCAGATCATAAACATGATAATGATGTCacagaagaaaaaatgaaaCCTTTAAATGTATCAATCGAATCTTGTTGCTAGAAGCATTAACCGTGTTGGTTGGACGAATCGACCTGAGGAGAATCTGTGTTTTGCGCCGTTGGCTAATCCGACCAGTTCGGTCTGATTGCGGAAACGAAAGCACTCCAAAGACAACAGAGATTCTGGTACAATTAACTCATCAAAGTTGGTCGACTCAGTAAACCGGATCATCAAAGGAGAATCGGAGAGCAGGAAATTCAGAGCACACCGTGACACATCAAAACAGAAGACGGAGAAAATCGTCCTGGCAGAAAGGAAGAAATCTCACACGTATTTATACTGTAATAGCACCGCCTTTCAGATCAAAGAAGAGCAGACAACATATTGGATGAGTGAATTGATGGGAATAAACACGGACTCTTAACTCAGACGTTTTGACGATGGAAATCGGAATCGACATAGACGCGCCGTCGAAGATGGGGAGATgcgatttcaattttttttggtttagacTGCGACTTCCTTACGACATCCTAAGCAAAGCCCATATACAAACACCTTACGAAGCCCACTAAGCAGAAGAATAAATGAAACGGATCGTTTTAATTGAGAGGACACATGTCGCCTTTACAACGCTCGACTTTCCAGGCTGGCGATGACGTGGAGAGCTGTGAGAGAtggaacatttttttatatatatagatttgcAAGGTGATTTAACATGTTTCATTAAACCTCTAGTAGCATTATGAGAGAATCTTTattcaaattattataactcGCTAAATGAGTGTCAACAATTTTAAATTACCTTTGAGTTGGTATAAACAatttattactccctccgtttcatattaagtgtcgttgtagagatttttttctgttgcaaaataagtgtcgttttcgcatttcaatgcaaaatttattaactttattctgcattttatttttctattggttgagatgtatgggtaataatgtttttgtatagaaaatatgcaaaatttaatgatttcttaatccgtgtgtacaactctaaaatgacacttattcagaaacagagggagtaatatttATTTGGGTTATATTGTAAGGCTTGCTTTATCTAATCTATAAAATGCATGAGACATCTGATTTTCCTCTATGCAGCCAATCAGAACCATTGCATATACAAAAAGGATTAGAAGTAATTATGCTCTTAAATGCAGGAAATTGGATCATAAATTGTGAAACCATTATTTAAACTCCAATATCATTAGAGCCAAAATGCACATAAGTATTAATAGCCGATATAAAAAGGCAATTGATGAAGATCCTAAAGAATATCCAATATCAGGccaaacataaatttattaactAAGAATGtgaaaaaataatgtaatacaACACCAACAAGATACTACAAGATGATATCATGTTCACCGTTTTAGTTGCTCTTGCCAATGATAGTCTGAGACTACAACTGTTCCAATTACTAACCTCAATTTGCAGCTATAATCTTTCAAACTTTTGTCGTCTTTTAGCTGAGGTAAGTCAGTTATGTTATAGATATTTGTAAATTCGTTgaatatttaactaaaacttgGTGTTTGACAGCTATAAATCTATCTGACACATAACAAAGATTAGTCTGGACCTTGTTTAAAAAAGCACTCTCTTCCTTTGCCATGGCGAAAGGCCCGGTctagcaatatattttttacctCGGTAACTTATGGTGCGACAGCATATATATAGAGAGCTCGCTATTGAGAATTTTTAAAGTAGTCTTTAAGGGAACAACGAcgatttattgattttattcaAACCAAATTGGTTTGTACATAATTAGGCTATTAACcgactaagagcatctccaaaaaacactctaaaatttcatatttgaagttttttgttttccaaaaaaaaatttcagaacttcaaatttaaagtttttagtagtgaaacttcaaatatagagtgtcattactcaaaacttcaaatttgaagtttcacatttttatttgcattttggttcttacaattacatattacattttatgattttttagattttttgtttatcattttaatctttaaaaaatcatatcttataatatttcatatttgttttcataaattttagttttaaacataaaactaaatataaaccttaaaagaagaagttttaaagtttagaaacatctttaaacttcaaatataaaattttgcaagtttcaaaatataatgtctttttcttgttgtttaatatttagttatatatttatatttataatttgtatatttactgtaagattttattaattaatattaatgtgatatttttatatatgtgctagttatttataaattttatagatttatattaattataacaaatataaggacaatagtgtaaaatacaaataattttgaagttaagtttgaagtttttcttttggagaAGAACATATTGAcacttcaaatttagaattttgtaaactctaaaatagagagtcattttggagatgctctaatagaTTTCATCTACAAACCCTAATTTAGTCTTATATAACAATTCTACAAACTCTATGCTtgtcatcagcttcttctttttttactatttttgtttttttcggtACATAGAAGAGGATTTGGGATTCTTTTGCTTATGGttatagaatttataaatataaataacctaaactctaaaataaGATTTGTAACTTATGTTCGGCGTCATTTAGAAGTCGTTTACAATCTCTATAAGACCAACACATACCCTACATTTAAAGTTAGGGTTGATTGATGATAAGGATGAGGTAGAAGATGATTTTGAATTTGAACTTTTATTCTATCTATGACTATATTTTTCATCACGATTTTTGCTTCTTTACGAAAAGCGTAACCTTGTGTTGCCGTGGcccttttttttggttttcttgaaACCAAATTGGTTTGTACACAATTAGGCTATTAATCCGACTAATAGATTTCATCTACAAACCCTAATTTGTCACATATAGCAGTTCTACAAACTCTATGCTTGTCATCAGAATTTtctttactattatttttcattCGGTACATGGAAGATGATTTAGGATTCTTTTGCTTATGATtaaagaatttataaatatcaaaaacctaaactctaaaataagatctgtaacttatttttttattaaaaatagtaaaaaaaattcgTAACTAAGAGACCTATTaagacacaaaaaaaattaaggcaCCTAGTACTATGTAAAGACCTCTAAAAATTTTGGAAACCAAATCCAAAGTTTTGTTAAGCTGTGTCCAAATGCGACCTTGGTTGTGATGGTGAAAGACCTAGGGTAGTAAAGGTTTGTTAAGTGTGATGAGAACAGATTGATACCTTGTCcctgtttgtttttgtttaattactTTGAACTTTCTCCCTACTTCTCTCTGTTTCCTTTGGGCTGAGATATGAAGACCCGAGTGTGGATTAgatcattattatatatatatatatggtgcTAGAAATTTGTTTTTGCAGAAGCATATATATCACGCATGCTTCTCAAATTTTGCATTAGAGTTTCTCAATCTCTATTCTCTAACACATGAAAACAGAGCatttcacaaaaagaaaaagaaaaatacacaaACACAACCAAATAAAGATAGATTTACTTTTGTAAGTTTGTTGGAAAGAAacacagaaataaaaaaaagaatcaaactttggtcacatacacacacacacaacgtCGATGGTCTTTTTCAGTTGTACTTCCTCTTCTTGATCTTGAAAGAAGAAGATCTGATAACGTCGTCGTCGGCAGTCAGAACGGACTCGAGGGGAGTGATGGATTCAGGTTTGGTGAAGTAAGTGAAGAGAAGGTAGATACCATCCAGGTAAGTGTTAGTCTCTCCTGCTTTGTTCTTCTTCCTGATACTATAAGCCAATGGAATCACTCCTCTGTTGAATACTTCCACATACATTCCACCCCCAGCCACAAGCAACTTCCATACCAAAACCAAAAAGACAGCAAATATATCAAACAAACACAATTCACAGAACCGTGATTTGATTAATAACGtgatatgatatatatacagCCTAAAGAATCCACATACATTACAAGAAGGAGAAGTGTGTATTGGCTTGTTACAAACTGAATATTTCAAGAATGGACTAGAAAATGTTAAAAGTATATGCACCTATCTATGTGCatagatatatatgtatatatcaggACTCGAAGAATTCATAGTTCCTAACCAGTAACCCTAAACCCTTCAATCATAGATTGATTATACTAACTGATCAAAAAATCTTTGATATCAGACATAAATTCGGACacttttttgtttggtttactAACCTCTTCGTACTTCTGGGTGAGACCAAGGCGCTCATCTTCAGACATGTCGGGTCTCAAGACGGCCATTGTCTCGTACTGTCGGAGACCAGGTGG includes:
- the LOC108828301 gene encoding 30S ribosomal protein S6 alpha, chloroplastic — encoded protein: MLASSLCLSNAPVCTHSLPNVSSQPLLSFSRSLRPFVSKSKPLASQQKKRESSVVVKSQALDFSGTFFEGGFGSDDDPSSPSVSTALEDKPEPQCPPGLRQYETMAVLRPDMSEDERLGLTQKYEELLVAGGGMYVEVFNRGVIPLAYSIRKKNKAGETNTYLDGIYLLFTYFTKPESITPLESVLTADDDVIRSSSFKIKKRKYN